In the genome of Actinomadura luzonensis, the window GGCCACCGCGACCGGCGGCAGCGCCGCGATCGCCAGCAGCCACAGCTTGGGCGTCTCGTCGATGCCGAACCAGATGATGAGCAGGCTGAAGTAGGCGAGCGGCGGCAGCGCCCGCACGAACGTCACCACCGGCTCGGCCACGACCCTGATCCACGGCACGGTGCCGAGCACGACGCCCACGACCAGCCCGCCGGCCACGCCGATCGCGGAGCCGGCGAGGATGCGCCGCAGGCTGACGCCCAGATGCTCCAGCAGCAGGCTGCCGCTGTAGCCGCGGATGCCGTCGTGCGTCGTGGACAGGCGCAGGAGCTGCTCCCACACGGCGCCGGGGGCGGGGACGAAGGAGGGGTTGGCCGCCGCGGCGGCGGCGAGCTGCCACAGGCCGAGCAGCGCGGCCCCGGCGAGCACGCGCACCACGACCCTGCGGATCGCCGGCCGCCCTCGCCGGCCAGGGAGGGCGGTCGGGGAGTTCATGCCCACGAAGCTACGGCGACACTCACGGATAAGTCAACTTTTCCTACTAGGTTTACGGGAAATAGCCGAAATCGCTCCGGAGATGTGCCATAGTCCCCGCCATGAGCTTGGACGAGATCCGCCCCCAGAGCGCTCGTGCCCACTCCCCGATGACGGCCGCCCTCTCGACCGCGCGCTGGATCAGGTCCGCCGCCGTCGACGACGAGCACGGCAGGCACTGGCGGGCCAACCCCGACCGGCACGGCAGGCCGGCGCTACGGCCGCGGCCCCGGTCCCTGTACTCGGGCGCGGCCGGCGTCGTGCTGTTCTTCCTGGAGCTGGCCGCGGCGACCGGGCGCGAGACGTACCTGGAGGACGCGCGGCAGGGCGCGCGGTGGCTGGCGGCCACCTGGCGGCGGGAGGACGACCTCACCCTGCACCACGGGCTGACCGGCACGATGATCGCGCTGATGGAGGCCGGCTGGGTGCTCGGCGACGACCGGCTCGACGCCGAGGCGGCGGCCATCGCCGACCGGGTCGTGGCGGGCGGGCGGACGCGGGTGGACGGTTTCGGCTGGACGTTCGACCCCGCCCAGCGCGGCGACGGCGGCATCGCGCTCGGCCTGCTGCGCGCCGCCGCCCGGTTCGGCGAGCCGGCCTACGAGGCGGCGGCCGTCAGCGCCGGCCTGCGCATCGCCGGGCTGCCCGTGCCCGGCCGCCGGCACGGCGGCCTCGACGGCCTGCCCTCCGACGCGATCACCCCCGGCTTCCTGGCCGGCTCGGCCGGGATCGCCTTCCTCCTGGCCCGCCTGTACGGCGTCACCGGCGACGCGCGTTTCCTGCGCGCCGCCCGCAGCGGCGCCGCCTTCGTGCGCGAGGTGAGCGTGACGCGCGGCGACCGGGCGCTGGTCCCGCACCACGTGCCGCAGTCGCGGGAGCTGTACTACGCCGGGTTCTGCTCGGGCGCGGCCGGGGTGGCCAGGATGTTCTACGAGCTGCACCGGGTGACCGGCGACCCCGGAGACCTGGACTGGGTGGAGCGGCTGGCCCGGGGCGTGGTCGACAGCTCCGCCCCGCCGCGCCGGACGCCCGGCTACTGGAACTCGGCCTGCCAGTGCTGCGGCACGGCCGGCCTGGTGGAGCTGTTCGTCGGGCTGTGGGCGGTCACCGGGCGGGCCTCGTGCCTGGAGTTCGCCCGTACGCTCGCCGCCGACCTGGTGGCCAGGGCCGACGACCACGACGGGCGCGGCTACCGCTGGTACCAGGCCTACCGCCGGGTGCGGCCCGGCGAGGTGAGCGCGGACACCGGCTACCTGGTGGGCGCGGCCGGCATCGGCGCGGCCCTGCTCCACCTGGACGCGGCCGGGCAGCCCGACCGGGCGCGCCGCGTGCTGCTCCTGCCCGACAACCCGTTCCCCGCGGTCCCAATTCCATGTATACCCAGTAGGGATAGTTGATAATAGGCCGGACGGCGTGTAGCGTCATGATCATGAGCCACCGGTGAGGTGACGACACGGACTCATTCGAGGAGGACGCGCGGTGAGCGCGATCGTGGTGATCGGCGCGGGACCGGCCGGGACGAGCGTGGTGGACAGGATCCGCGCCGACGCCCCCCGGCCGGGCGGCGGGCGCGCGGTGGAGGTCCATTTCGTGGACCCGGACGCGCCCGCGACGGACCTGCCGGGAAGTGCCGCCCCGGCAGGCGAGCGGCCCGGGCCCGAGGAGCGGGCGGAAGCGGCCTTCGCCGCCCGGCACGGGCTGCTCCACCTGCCGGCCGGGCCCGACCAGGAGCGCGGCCTGGAGCGCGTGCCCGCGGGCGAGCCCGTGCTGGTGCGCGGCTCGGGACAGGCGTTCGCCGATCTGCTGCCGCGGCTCACCGCCGGCCGCGGCGGGCGTTTCTCCCGGGGGCGCGAGGGCGAACCGGTCTACCTGCCCAGCGGTCACGAACCCCTCCTGTACGTCGGCTCCCGGCGCGGCGTGCCGCATCACGCCCGTCCCGGCTACGACCTGGCCGGACAGGCCCGGCCGCGGCGGTTCCCGTACGAGGGCGACGAGCGCCGGGCGACGGCCAAGGAGCTCGCCTACGCCTACTACCGGGAGCTGTTCACCGCCCACCCGTCCCGCACCAGGACGACGTGGGCCGAGTTCGAGCCCGCGTTCGCCCGCGCCGAGCAGGGCGGCAAGGAGATGCGCGCCCTGGTGACCAGGTCCGTGCCGCGCTTCGCCGACCGGCTCCACCTGGACCGGCTCGCCCGCCCGCTGCACGGGATGCGCTTCGGCGACCTGGCCGGGCTGCAACGCTGGATGCACGGCTACCTCGCGGCCGACCTGCAGCGCCGGGCCGACCCCGGCTTCAGCCCGGACCTGGCGCTGATCCGCGCGCTGCTGGCGGCCCGCCCCCGCATGGCGGGCGATCCGTGGTTCGACGGGCTGTGCGGCCTGCTGGCCGACGGCCCGCCCCTCGACCGCCAGGCCGAGCTGCTCGCCCTGGCCAGAGCGGGGGTCGTCACGTTCATCGGGGCCACACCGCGCATCGAGCGGGACGAGGACGGCTGGCGGGCGAGCGGCCCCACCGCGCCCGGCTCGACGAGGGCGCGCACGCTCATCGAGGCGCGCCGGCCCCGGTCCGGGCCGGCCGGCGCCGACCCGCTCATCGCCGGCCTGCACGCCCGGGGCGAGTGCCGTGACATCGCCGGCCTCCTGGACGTGCGCCTGCCCGGACCGGGGCAGGCTACTGGAGGCCGGAGCGGACGGAGGTGATGCGGCGGGTGTTGAAGCCGAGCCAGTGCATCCGGCCCACGTAGCGCGCGTGCTCGACCTTGAGGCAGCGGTCCATGACCACGCTGACGCCGCCGTCCTCGGCGATCCGCGCGCCCTCCTCGTTGATCACGCCGAACTGGCACCAGAGGGCCTTGGCGCCGATCGCCACCGTCTCCCGCGCGATGTCGGGCAGGGCGTCCGGGGCGCGGAAGACGTTCACCAGGTCCACCGGGACGGGCACGTCGCGCAGGCTCGGGTAGCTGGTCTCGCCCAGGATCTCCCTCTCGCGCGGGTTCACCGGGACGATCCGGTAGCCGTGCCGCTTGAGGTAGTAGCCGACGAAGTGGCTGGCCCGCAGCTCGTTGCCGGACAGGCCGACGATCGCGACGGTCCTGGTGGCGTGCAGCACGCGCTGGATGGTCAGCGGGTCCTGGTAGCGGTCGAGTCCGGTCGTCATGCCGCGGTCACCTCTCCGACGCGGGCGAAAGCCTGCTCCAGGTCCCAGATCAGGTCGCCGGCGGTCTCGGTGCCGACCGACAGGCGCACCGTGCCCGGCCCGACGCCGGCCGCCCGCAGCTCCTCGTCGCCGAGCTGGCGGTGCGTCGTGCTGGCGGGGTGGATGACCAGGCTCTTGGCGTCGCCGACGTTGGCCAGGTGGGACCAGAGCGTCAGCCCGCCGATGAACGCCTGCCCGCCGGCCCGGCCGCCCGCGCAGTCGAAGGAGAAGACGGCGCCGGCGCCGCGCGGCAGGTACTTGTCCACCAGCGGCCGGTACCCGCTGCCCGGCAGGCCGGGATAGGTCACGTTCGCGGCCAGGTCGTGCCCGTCGAGGAACGCCGCGACGGCCAGCGCGTTCTGCACGTGGCGGTCCATGCGCAGCGACAGCGTCTCCAGCCCCTGCAGGAACAGGAAGGCGTTGAACGGCGACAGCGCCGCGCCGAGGTCGCGCAGGGTCTCGGCGCGCAGTTTCATCAGGTAGCCGTACTCGCCGAACGTCTCGTGGAAGCGCAGCCCGTGGTAGGCCGGCGACGGGTCCGCGACCACCGGGAACCGCCCGTTCGACCAGTCGAACGTGCCCGCCTCCACCACGACGCCGCCGATGCTCGTGCCGTGCCCGCCGATGAACTTGGTCGCCGAGTGGACCACGATGTCGGCGCCCCACTCGATCGGCCGGCACAGGTACGGCGTCGCGAACGTGTTGTCCACGACCAGCGGCAGCCCGTGCTCGTGCGCGACGCCCGCCACGGTCTCGAGGTCGAGCACGTTCCCCGCGGGGTTGCCGATCGTCTCGCCGAAGAACGCCTTCGTGTTCGGCTGGACGGCCTTGCGCCAGGCGTCGGGGTCGTCGGGGTCGACCCAGGTCAGCTCCACGTTCATCTTGCGCAGCAGGTGCTTGAGCTGGTTCACCGTGCCGCCGTACAGGGCCGAGGAGGACACCACGTGGTCGCCCGGCTGCAGCAGCGTGAACAGCGCGGCCGCCTGCGCGGCGATGCCGCTGGCGAACGCCACCGCGCCCGCGCCGCCCTCCAGGTTCGCCACCCGCTCCTCGAACACCGCGACGGTCGGGTTCATGATGCGCGAGTACGTGTTGCCGTACTCCTGGAGGTTGAAGTACGCCGCCGCGGACTCGGGGTCCTCGAAGACGTAGCTGGTCGTCTGGAAGATCGGCACCGCCCGGGCGCCGGTGTTCGGATCGGGCCGTTGCCCGGCGTGCAACTGCCGGGTCTCGAACCCGAACGCGCGGGCCTGTTCGGCACGGGGGATCTGGTCGGTCACGAAGAGCCTCTTTCCAGGAACCGGCGGATGACGGGCGTCTGCCGCGCTTCTTCCAGCAGGAAACAGTCGTGGCCGTACGGCGCCTCGATCACCTGCAGCTCGACCGGCTTGCCGAGGCCGCGCAGCGCCTGCTCGATCTCCCGCGACGCCGACGGCGGGTACAGCCAGTCGGAGCTGAACGCGATCAGCAGCGTACGCGCCTCCACCCCGCCGAGCGCCCGCGCGAGCGACCCGCCGCCGTGCTCGCGGGCGAGGTCGAAGTACGTCAGAGCGCGTGAGGTGTAGAGGTAGGTGTTGGCGTCGAAGCGCCTGACGAACGAGTCGGCCTGGTGGCGCAGGTAGCTCTCCACCTCGAACTCCGGCTCGGTGATCGTGTAGCGCAGGTCGCCGGAGGACTGCAGCCGGCGGCCGAACTTGGCCTCCAGCGCGGGCGCGGACAGGTACGTGATGTGGCCGACCATCCGCCCGATGCCCATGCCGGCGTCGGGCGCGCGGCCGGTGCCGTAGTAGCGGCCGCCCTGCCAGGCAGGGTCGCGCAGGATCGACTCGCGGGCGATCGCGTTCCAGGCCACGCCCTGCGGGTGCAGCGCGTGCGTGCTGGCGATCACCACGACGGCGTCGACCTGGCCGGGGTAGCGGACCGCCCATTCGAGCGCCTGCATCCCGCCGAGCGAGCCGCCGGCCACCGCCGCGAGCCGTTCGACGCCCAGGGCGTCCAGGAACGCGCGCTGCGTCCGCACCATGTCCGCGACCGTGATGACCGGGAAGTCCGGCCCGTACGGCCGGCCCGTCGCCGGATCGGGGGAGGACGGCCCCGTCGTGCCCCGGCAGCCGCCCAGCAGGTTCGTGGAGACGACGAAGAAGCGGTCGGTGTCGAACGCCTTGCCGGGGCCGATCATCCCGTCCCACCAGCCGAGGCCCTTGCCGTGCCCTTCGGCCCCGAAGCCGTCGCGGGCGCTCTCCTCCGGCGGCGCCTTGGCCAGGCCCGCCGCGTGGGCGTCGCCGCTGAGCGCGTGGCACACCAGGATCACGTTGTCGCGCCGCGGGGAGAGGGCGCCGTAGGTCTCGTACGCCACCCGGACCGGGTGCAGCTCGCGGCCGCAGTCGAGGCGCACGGGCTCCGGCAGGTCGAGGTAGCGGGTCTCCACGACGCCGACACTGCTGCCCGCGCCGCCGGCCGCGAGCGTTGTGGCTGGCTGCGACATGGGACTTATGGTAACCGCCACGGGCAGTGTATGGTCAAATACCTACCGGAAATACAGGGAGTGAGTATGACCACGGTCGCCAACGGAGTGAACGTACAGGCGCTGCTCGAGGCGCGCGAGGCGCTGAAGGCCGCGCCCGAGGCCGCGCGGTTCGTCTGGCGGGCCTCCTCGACCTGGCGCGAGGGCGTGCACAGCACCACGACCGTCAAGGAGTTCTTCGGCCTCGGCGAGGAGCGCAGCCACAAGCGCGAGGCGGTCTTCGACGCCGACCACCCCGAGGTCTTCGCGGCCGAGGACAACGGGATCACGCCGATCGAGTACCTGCTCGTCGGCCTGGCGAGCTGCCTGACGGCCGGCGTCGCGTCCGTCGCGCAGAACCGCGGCATCCAGCTCCGCTCGGTCGAGGCGACCCTGGAGGGCAAGCACGACATCCGCGGCATCCTCGGCGCGGACCCCGACGTGCGCAACGGCTTCGACGACATCAAGGTCACCTTCCACATCGACGCCGACGCCTCCAGGCAGGACATCGAGGCGCTGGTGGCCCAGTCGCAGAAGCGCTCGGCCGTCTTCGACGCCCTGACGAACCCGACGAACGTCACCGTCGACGTCGCCTGAACCTCTGACCTGGAGCCCGGGAAGCGGGCACGGAAGGCCGAGTCATCATCGAGCACGTCACGACCGTCGTCGTCGGGGCCGGGCACGCCGGTCTGGCCGCCAGTCACTTCCTGCGGGAACGGTCCATCGACCACGTCGTGCTGGAGCG includes:
- a CDS encoding O-acetylhomoserine aminocarboxypropyltransferase/cysteine synthase family protein, coding for MTDQIPRAEQARAFGFETRQLHAGQRPDPNTGARAVPIFQTTSYVFEDPESAAAYFNLQEYGNTYSRIMNPTVAVFEERVANLEGGAGAVAFASGIAAQAAALFTLLQPGDHVVSSSALYGGTVNQLKHLLRKMNVELTWVDPDDPDAWRKAVQPNTKAFFGETIGNPAGNVLDLETVAGVAHEHGLPLVVDNTFATPYLCRPIEWGADIVVHSATKFIGGHGTSIGGVVVEAGTFDWSNGRFPVVADPSPAYHGLRFHETFGEYGYLMKLRAETLRDLGAALSPFNAFLFLQGLETLSLRMDRHVQNALAVAAFLDGHDLAANVTYPGLPGSGYRPLVDKYLPRGAGAVFSFDCAGGRAGGQAFIGGLTLWSHLANVGDAKSLVIHPASTTHRQLGDEELRAAGVGPGTVRLSVGTETAGDLIWDLEQAFARVGEVTAA
- the metX gene encoding homoserine O-acetyltransferase MetX, translating into MSQPATTLAAGGAGSSVGVVETRYLDLPEPVRLDCGRELHPVRVAYETYGALSPRRDNVILVCHALSGDAHAAGLAKAPPEESARDGFGAEGHGKGLGWWDGMIGPGKAFDTDRFFVVSTNLLGGCRGTTGPSSPDPATGRPYGPDFPVITVADMVRTQRAFLDALGVERLAAVAGGSLGGMQALEWAVRYPGQVDAVVVIASTHALHPQGVAWNAIARESILRDPAWQGGRYYGTGRAPDAGMGIGRMVGHITYLSAPALEAKFGRRLQSSGDLRYTITEPEFEVESYLRHQADSFVRRFDANTYLYTSRALTYFDLAREHGGGSLARALGGVEARTLLIAFSSDWLYPPSASREIEQALRGLGKPVELQVIEAPYGHDCFLLEEARQTPVIRRFLERGSS
- a CDS encoding lanthionine synthetase LanC family protein; amino-acid sequence: MSLDEIRPQSARAHSPMTAALSTARWIRSAAVDDEHGRHWRANPDRHGRPALRPRPRSLYSGAAGVVLFFLELAAATGRETYLEDARQGARWLAATWRREDDLTLHHGLTGTMIALMEAGWVLGDDRLDAEAAAIADRVVAGGRTRVDGFGWTFDPAQRGDGGIALGLLRAAARFGEPAYEAAAVSAGLRIAGLPVPGRRHGGLDGLPSDAITPGFLAGSAGIAFLLARLYGVTGDARFLRAARSGAAFVREVSVTRGDRALVPHHVPQSRELYYAGFCSGAAGVARMFYELHRVTGDPGDLDWVERLARGVVDSSAPPRRTPGYWNSACQCCGTAGLVELFVGLWAVTGRASCLEFARTLAADLVARADDHDGRGYRWYQAYRRVRPGEVSADTGYLVGAAGIGAALLHLDAAGQPDRARRVLLLPDNPFPAVPIPCIPSRDS
- a CDS encoding OsmC family protein — its product is MTTVANGVNVQALLEAREALKAAPEAARFVWRASSTWREGVHSTTTVKEFFGLGEERSHKREAVFDADHPEVFAAEDNGITPIEYLLVGLASCLTAGVASVAQNRGIQLRSVEATLEGKHDIRGILGADPDVRNGFDDIKVTFHIDADASRQDIEALVAQSQKRSAVFDALTNPTNVTVDVA
- a CDS encoding ABC transporter permease, whose product is MNSPTALPGRRGRPAIRRVVVRVLAGAALLGLWQLAAAAAANPSFVPAPGAVWEQLLRLSTTHDGIRGYSGSLLLEHLGVSLRRILAGSAIGVAGGLVVGVVLGTVPWIRVVAEPVVTFVRALPPLAYFSLLIIWFGIDETPKLWLLAIAALPPVAVATAAAVHGAPADLVEAARALGARRREVIRDVVLPSALPEICTGVRLAVGIAYSSVVAAETVNGVPGIGGMVRDAQRYLQTDVVVLGLLAIGLSGLLIDGLLRVAERRLIPWRGRS
- a CDS encoding CoA-binding protein, translated to MTTGLDRYQDPLTIQRVLHATRTVAIVGLSGNELRASHFVGYYLKRHGYRIVPVNPREREILGETSYPSLRDVPVPVDLVNVFRAPDALPDIARETVAIGAKALWCQFGVINEEGARIAEDGGVSVVMDRCLKVEHARYVGRMHWLGFNTRRITSVRSGLQ